The following are from one region of the Acomys russatus chromosome 32, mAcoRus1.1, whole genome shotgun sequence genome:
- the Ddx43 gene encoding probable ATP-dependent RNA helicase DDX43, producing the protein MSRREPAANASSSGVAPRRSSTGSRGAERTATEEPNRRGRARSRGAGGAWREPSSTAEATAAGRREPPLCFGVKNDVVGAVIGRGGSKIREIQNTTNTRIQVIKGNSEAEIKIFGNKAMQTKAKTVIDNVVKKQQNYIPGHRVDIIAFQSSVGIDTSTNDSVTEDQPLIDWDQIREDALKWEKKKWADLPPIKKNFYIESARTSSMSQVQIDNWRKENFNITCDDLKDGEKRPIPNPICKFEDAFQGYPEVMENIKRAGFQKPTPIQSQAWPIVLQGIDLIGVAQTGTGKTLSYLMPGFIHLDSQPLAREQRNGPGMLVLTPTRELALQVEAECSKYSYSDLKSVCVYGGGDRDGQIQDVSKGVDIIIATPGRLNDLQMNNFVNLKSITYLVLDEADKMLDMGFEPQIMKILLDVRPDRQTIMTSATWPYAVRRLAQSYLKEPMIVYVGTLDLVAVSTVKQNIIITTEEEKRTHIQTFLENMSPKDKVIVFVSRKAVADHLSSDLILRHISVESLHGNREQSDREKALENFKTGKVRILIATDLASRGLDVHDITHVYNYDFPRNIEEYVHRVGRTGRAGRSGMSITLITRNDWRVATELINILERANQSIPEELVLMAERYKANKLKREMEKKLGRPQGKPQKFY; encoded by the exons ATGTCTAGGCGGGAACCCGCAGCCAACGCTTCCTCCTCGGGCGTTGCTCCCCGGCGAAGCTCGACGGGGTCCCGAGGCGCCGAGCGGACGGCGACGGAGGAGCCGAACCGGAGAGGCCGGGCCCGTAGCAGGGGTGCGGGCGGCGCCTGGAGAGAGCCCTCGAGTACCGCGGAGGCCACGGCCGCCGGCCGCCGCGAACCGCCGCTCTGCTTCGGGGTGAAGAACGACGTGGTGGGCGCGGTAATAG gtcgTGGTGGATCAAAAATTAGAGAAATCCAAAATACAACAAATACTAGAATACAG GTAATAAAAGGTAATTCTGAGGCAGAAATCAAAATTTTTGGTAATAAAGCcatgcaaacaaaagcaaaaacagtgaTAGATAATGTTGttaaaaaacagcaaaattacaTTCCAGGACACAGAGTTG ATATTATTGCATTCCAATCTTCTGTTGGAATAGATACTAGTACAAATGATAGTGTAACAGAAGATCAGCCATTGATCGACTGGGATCAAATTCGAGAAGATGCTttgaaatgggaaaagaaaaagtgggcag ATTTACCTCCAATTAAGAAAAACTTTTACATAGAGTCAGCAAGGACAAGCTCAATGTCACAAGTGCAGATAGACAACTGGAG gaaagaaaattttaatataacatGTGATGACTTGAAAGATGGTGAGAAACGTCCTATCCCCAACCCTATATGTAAATTTGAAGATGCCTTTCAAGGTTACCCAGAAGTTATGGAAAACATTAAAAGAGCAGGCTTTCAAAAACCTACACCAATTCAG TCCCAGGCGTGGCCAATAGTTCTGCAAGGAATAGATCTAATTGGAGTAGCACAGACTGGAACAGGGAAGACACTGTCCTATCTAATGCCTGGATTTATTCATCTAGACTCTCAACCACT AGCTAGAGAACAAAGAAATGGACCAGGCATGTTAGTCCTTACGCCCACCCGGGAATTAGCCCTTCAAGTAGAAGCTGAGTGTTCTAAATATTCATATAGTGATCTTAAAAG tgtttgtgtgtatggaggTGGTGATAGAGATGGGCAAATACAAGATGTTTCAAAAGGTGTGGACATCATTATTGCAACTCCTGGAAGACTGAATGACCTACAAATGAATAACTTTGTCAACTTGAAAAGTATAACCTATTTG GTTTTAGATGAAGCAGACAAGATGCTGGACATGGGATTTGAACCCCAGATAATGAAGATTTTGTTAGATGTACGCCCAGACCGGCAGACTATTATGACGAG TGCTACTTGGCCATATGCTGTCCGCCGTCTTGCACAATCTTATTTGAAAGAGCCAATGATTGTCTATGTTGGTACTTTGGATCTAGTT GCTGTAAGTACAGTGAAGCAAAATATAATCATcaccacagaagaagaaaaacgaACTCACATCCAGACCTTCCTAGAGAATATGTCACCTAAAGACAAAGTCATTGTCTTTGTCAGCAGAAAAGCTGT TGCTGATCACTTATCAAGTGACCTGATTCTCCGCCACATATCAGTGGAGTCTCTGCATGGCAACCGAgaacagagtgacagagaaaaaGCGTTAGAGAACTTTAAAACAG GTAAAGTGAGAATACTTATTGCTACTGACTTGGCATCTCGAGGTCTTGATGTCCATGATATCACTCATGTCTACAATTATGATTTTCCACGGAACATTGAAGAATATGTACACAGAGTAGGACGCACTGGGAGAGCAGG GCGGAGTGGCATGTCAATTACTCTTATTACAAGAAATGATTGGAGGGTTGCCACTGAATTGATTAATATTCTGGAAAGAGCAAATCAG AGTATCCCAGAGGAACTTGTCTTAATGGCGGAGAGATACAAagcaaataaactaaaaagagagatggaaaaaaaattggGAAGACCTCAAGGAAAGCCCCAGAAGTTTTACTAA